TGACAGTTACTGGTGTCCTTATTCAAGCTTACAATATTTTCTCCGTccttttttgaattatttgctctgcttttttttttgtattccCTCCACACAGTCCCCAATCACATAATAAGGAACCAAAAGATCGAACGCAAGGGTGAATAAACTAGTAGCATTCTAAGAAAAGCAACCCTAATTTTCTTCGCTGGAGACAAGGCGGTGATGCGAGCGAGAGCGACAGCGGCCGCCTCCACCAATCGTGGGAGGACACCTTCGCGGTGTTTCCCCACACTGACACGCACACCACGCGACCCAATTGAAACGACGAGAATTACGGTGAGCCAAGAGAAACAAATCCAAGGGAGTTGAAGCTTCTAACTGTAACCACATGAACGAACTGGCATGAAGAAGGTGCAAACAATTCTGTACAAAATGGAGTCCCTGATCCATGAGATAGATTTCCGTTCGCCCCTTGGGGTGGGACGAGAGAGAGATGAAGTGTTGGACCTAGTAGTTTGGGTGTTACATGTAGTCGCTCACATCGAGGAGGTCCGACAGTTGCAAGTTGAacagcgcggcggcgtcgctgctgctcgcgctcgcgccgccgtaCGTCGTCGTGCCGGCGGAGGTGGAGTGATTCAACCCGGCGACGGGGCTGGACGACGGTGTGGACACGCCGGAGCCGACGTTgtggttgttgttgctgctgctcgtcACCGTGCTGCTCCACTGCTGGAGGTTCGACGCGTCGGGCTGCTGAACCATCTGCATCAGCGCCGGGACGTCGAGCTGGCAGTCGGCGGCGTAGCCGGTGGGCGGCTGCATGCTGTGGcaggccgccgcggccatcTCCTGGGGCTGGTGCTGTTGCTGTTGAGCGGCGGCCGCCAGCTGCTGCGCCACCGTCGTCGGGCTCGCGTGGACCAGGTCCGGAATTTGGCACGCGGCTACGGCGGCCTGCTGCTGCATGAACTGATTTTGCCCgccctgctgcggcggcggcggcggcgccatggcggccgccTGCGCCATCTGCGCCTGCAGCAGCCAAGgcagaagctgctgctgctgctgctgctggtcggCGATCGCGGCCGAGCCCGAGAGCAGGGTGGTGGCAGCGAGGCGGAGCAGGTCCGGGTAGTTGGCGAGCGGCTCGAAGGCGCGGAGCGTGTCGAGGTCGGCCTGCGTGGGGTAGTAGGCGGCGGGCTTGAGGAGCGCGGAGAGGTCGAGGAGGTCGAGGCGCGGCGCGTGGGTGACGGGGTCGATGCCCCTGCGGAGCAGGCGCTTGCGGATGTGCGTGTTCCAGTAGTTCTTGATCTCGTTGTCCGTCCGCCCGGGCAGCCGCGCCGCGATCGCTGACCACCTATCAGCCAATCATTCACGCATCAGAAACCGTACTGGTACGCTCACCGACTACTTCTACTAATAGAGGGAGCAAAAACAGCGAAGCTATAGCCAGGCTAGCTTGCCACAGCCAGCTCTGTCGTCGAAGAGAGGGGAAAATAAATTGCTTGTACTACTAATGCTTACTTGTTGCCGAGGATGCTGTGGAGCTGGATGAtggtctcctcctcctcgaaggAGAAGCGGCCGCGCTTGATGTCCGGCCTCAGGTAGTTGGTCCACCGCAGCCGGCAGCTCTTCCCGCACCGCGCGAGCCCTGCCATGGGAAGGGGATGGGGATCGATCGAGGTGAGCATGCATGCATAGACCGAGCCATCCATGTCTGCAAAGCGTATCGTGGTGGTGATCGAGATGAATGAGATCATCGGTCGGTCGGGGGCGCTCACCGGCATTCTTGGGGAGGGTGCGCCAGTTGCCCTGGCCGTGCTTCTTGATGTAGGCGACGAGCTTCTCGTCCTCCTCCGGCGTCCACGGCCCCTTCTTCAGCCCGCTCTTCTCGCAGCACGGCGCGCGCCCCATGGATCTCGCTTGCTTCGCTAGCTTCTCGGGATcgagcgagggcggcggcgacggcgacgcagcTCGTGTGGAAGCGCGGCGAGCGAGGGGGAAAAGGCCCGGCTTGTCTCGCAGCTAGCCACTAGCTACAGCCGCAAGCAAACGGAGGGGAGGGAGCAGTAGTCAGGCCGGGATGGAGGAGCGTCGTTGCGCTCCAGCTACAAGGGTGTGAAATGGAGCTGGGGAAGCGGACAGCAGGGAGGTCGATCGAGTAGGGGTGGGGGCGGGGGGCACGGTTTATAAAGGGCGCGAGGGCGACCGGGTGGGAAGTCAACAGGATTCGGTGCCGGCCTTTGTGTGCCGCGCCCGCGACGTGGCCGACGGCCGCGCAGGGCCGCACAACAGCGGCTCAGCTTCCGTCCGCCCGCCCGGCGGCATCGGGTGGAAAAAGTTTGCTGGGGGCACGAAGAGCaccggcgccccccccccccccccccccccaaaagtAACCGCTGCCCCGCCTGGCGCGCGCTGGCGTCCCGCCGGGCGTTCTGGGCGAAGCGTCAGCACCCGGCAGGCAGGCGAGGCGAGGAACACCAGTGAACAGACAGATCGCCAGAACGACCACACGACGGCACGGCGAGCCGGCTCCGCGCATGGGCACAATCTCGACTCGTGTCTTATCGATCCGTTGCTAGCTCGCCGGCGGACAGAATGTACTTTTTACTGCTAGAGcgctggaagaagaagaagaagatcaccGGCCGGCCAGGCTTTTTACCACGGATTGTAATTGTGCTGCCAGCTTTAGTTTGTTGGGTATGTCAGCCCCGTTTAATTAAAATATCTGGCTTTTTCCCTGTTCTTGTTGGCTATGTTACGTGATCTTTTTTGAAAGTCATGCATTTACCACGTAACCCTGCTACATGGCACTTTGCTGTGGACAATGTCAATGTAATGGACGGATGTCAAGACAAGTGACTCGGACGACCGTGTTGGCAATAATACAAGAAATGGCAATTACCTTCCTGGGATAAAAAACTTAAATTATGAAACCGTACCTTTTGTATTCAAAATATGGTTTCCTGGGATTATAGTTTGTTTTAACTCAAGGTGAAAATCAATACTAGTACTTTCTCCAGGGTCCATATATAAGAACCGCGCTAGGCCCCCTAAATAAGCAATTAAAACTAACAAAGGGATTACTAGGAAAGTGATGGTGGGTGTGTGGTGGGTTTGATATTTATGACTCTTTTTGGAATAATAACCTTGACGGGACTTAATCGCGGACAAAGTAGAGAACAACTACATGGAACCCAAGAAGTGGTTGAGAAATGTTCAGAAATAGACTGGTGTCCTTTTGTCATCATCACAAATGTTATTGTGGGcctgtatatatgtgtgtgaaCTCAGTTGGAGGGTGAAGTGACTAGTTTAGtaaaaagaaaattttgaatgACTATCTCTTGGTACTTGCCATTTCCTGGAAAAGGAGGGTACACGCCATCAATAAGTTCCTCGTTCTACTTTAAGATAAAAGCATTTTCCGAATCATGTATCAAGATCtatacagagagagagagagacagagagcatCAGTCATTTTAAAACAAAAGCATTTTgattcaccaaaaaaaaatctaaaccaTGAATTAAGATCTATATAGAGAGAGAGCACCATCCGTCATTTTAAGAAAATTTAAACGTTTTCATAGTTTTCATCAATACTTAGCCAAAATACAAATATTTTCTCATACGACATTAATAATAGTAGGTTTGTTTGGAAAGAAAAGACCCTATGTAAAACCCGAATGAAGGATACCAAGCATGCAACCGCCTTGAAGGAGACTCACGAAGACCAATTTCTTCCAACCTTAGCCCTGGCACGTTACAATGGACCCTTGACATATACTCGATCGAGAAGGAGGCGAACAAAGGATCCCTACTCTACAGGGTGCAAGGGCGGATCCAGTGTGGGGCAGGGGCCTGGAGCCATGGATCCTTTGTtcatggatgaaaaagaggaagaagaaaagtagtaagaagaagaaaaagagtggggaATGAGAAATAAGGACCCCCCCCCGTCTAACTGTTGGATCCTCCACTGACAGGGTGAATAGGAGATGATCTAGAGTCATGTGCATCGGCCACCGGTTTTGGTCGACCATTTTAAGAGGATGCTGAGCTTAATTACCCAACTAGAGGATGTGGCGTATGTGATGCGTTTATAGACTACATCAACACTACGGCGAACCAAAAGTTACATTCGGTGGAAATTATGTCTTTCGAAAAAAACATTCAGTGGAAATTATTGTTACACCTTCGATTCATTGGGTACAGACAATGGGTTGTGCTAGTTGAAGGATAGTCGTCCCTATAAATAAATATAGTACTCAAATGTAATATAAAAAGATAGAGCCCTATCATTGGTAAGGAGAAAAAAATACTTGTCATTTTCCCTTCTATTTCTAAGCTCTTCTCCAAGCTTGACCCCTTTCCTCATGTGGAGCTTCTCAGTTAATTGGATGGATTAGCGATCTCCCAATAGTTTGTAGCTATACTTCATGAGGAAATAATGGTTTAAAGTCAACCAGAAAGGACGAACCAAAGCAAAATGTGCAAGACTGCAAGTGGAGGGGGGAAAAAAGATAATCAAACACTATAGTCTGGAggacacatcatcatcatcatgatcATTAAAGGCCGTTAAGATCAAGTTTCGCACACTTGCTCCAAGCAAGACGACAACGATCCGGGACCCTTTGCTTTGCCCCGTGCACGCTgccttttccctctctctccccatcACCCTGGCTGGCGTTGACGGGCTCTGGTGCGCGGGCGCTGCCACCTTGCACGGCTGACGGCACGGCAGCAGCCTTGGCCCCACGCGCCCGGCCAATcccccgccgcgctcgctcGCGGAACCTGTGCCCCCCGCTGAGGCCTCGCGCTGCGCCTGCGCCCATGGCAGCGGCGGAGCCTGTGCCTGGCTGTCCCTGCGGGCTGCGGTCCCTGCGACCCTGCCCGCCCCAGGCCTGCCCCCCTTTAATTCCTGCAGCGAGCCAGCGTGGCAGGCACTGCCGGCCGACCAAACGTCCCAGCGCCGTATCCGTACGTCCccgcagcagccaccgccacgcACACTACCGCCGGCCGGGCCCCGGGCTGCCAGAGCGCGAAACCCCCGTTCCAGAACGCCAGCCAGtgcccggcgcggcggggctcgccatcggatgccgccctcgccgtgcaaacgcgcgctcgccggcggctccgGCCGCCCGCGTCCACGCACCACCTGCGCCGCGGGCGAATCGCGCCGATCCCGACGTGACCGCGACGCCTCCCAAAACTTTTGAGCATCGACACGGGGGAAAAGTTACCGTGATCTCGCCTCGTCGCGTTGGCGGCGGCCGTGCGATGGGCAAGGGCAGCAAGTGCGTACGCGTGTGTGTACAGGGCGCGCCACCTGCTGATGTGGTGCGCGCGTACGGCGACTGATGGATGGCCGAACACACCACAGGAGCGACTCGTGTGTGCGATCGCGCGTGTCGCTCCGTGCGCAGCAGGACGATAGGTTCCTTCAATCAAAGGATAATATTTGCTATTTGTTAGTTAAAAGCGGCAATCCAAAACGTCAAAAAGTTTTGCCCGAGTAAATAAAGCTGAGGCGTAAAGTAGAGTGACAACGactagagagagaggagggaaaaGGCGACCATCAGAGGAAAAATTATTCCATCCAAATGTACATGACACAGACGATTAGCGTGCTAATGCGAACTAACTTTTACCGCGATAATTCAAGGATATATTCTCTAGAAGTACTAGTAATTAGTAAATCAGTAGCTTAACTCTGTGATGAAGTCTTTTCTAGTGCGAGGTCATGTTTTAGTAGAAGAGTGCAAGTAGTATACTGTGACCCGAAGCGCCATTGCAGGACATACCACCAGAACTCTCGAAGAGCCGTTCTGCAGCGACGCGTGTCCCGGCAGCCTCCGGTGTCTACGTCAGTTGACTTCGAGGAGATCACaataattgcttgatataaagaCACGTCCACTTGTACAAGCCCAGGACATGCGGTACATTTCAATATTCGATTAAGGTTTTGACCGTTCCTTCAATATACACTACACCACAACACCGACATATAAACCCAACACCGACATATAAACCGTTATACCGACGGATAGTCCgttggtataaacttataccGACGACACATCCCGTCGATGCTAGTCCCGTCGGTAAAAATTTTTACCAACAGACTTTACTTATACCAACAAACCATCCGTTACAATAACATGCCGACGGACTGTGTATAACTAGTTATACCGACAGACAGTTTGATGTTAATAGCTTCTTTAACGACTGATCATCCAACGCAATAATTTTATaattgtaaaaaaataaaaactcatCTAATTGCAATTTAATTGTACAATGATTACATTCATTCATAACAAGGTCCCAATATAATTCTAAACAAACATTCAATTCAACGAGTGATCCATACAACATATATACAGCATATCATCCATACATGCCAAGAGTCAAGATAACATTTGCCAAGAGAGTTCTGCACTACATATGGAAAAGGAATGACATTGTGAAATAAACAGTAAGGTACACTATATGCTTTCAGTGAGGTATACTATATGCAGTAATCATTTCTGAACAGCTAACTGGTTTCCAGCCTCAGAGTTTGTCACTTGATATCTGCAAAGTAAATAGTAAGGTGTTAACAACAAGAAATAAAGTGCAAGAGAGCCCTGTGACAATGACAGATTCCATCTGTAGAAGGCAAAGGCAAAGGATAGGATTGTTGGCCGAAGCAAAGACTTATGTAGCTTATGCAAATATATTGTGCGAATAGTACTCTATTGTATACCATACACTGATGCAATGTTTTTGAGGCGCCGCGCCCCGTTCACAACGCCTAGTGTTTGTGGCGGACGCCCAGGCGACGCCATACACACATTGCTTAGGCGTTGTAAGCTAGAATTTTATATACTAGTGCAGCACATACATACCTCGTTTGATGCTTATTCTTGAGCCCAGGTTCCTTCCATTCCTTTCCAAAAGATCTTCTCCCATGTAGCATCCTTCCTCCTTGAAGGAAACTGCATGACGATTACAGAATTCAGCAATCAAACATGTTATCAGTTGTTGAGAATTAAATAGGAAATAATACACAAGAGGCAAGATAACAAATTAGCAAGCATTAgttcatgcatgcatgagcatgaCAAATGACATCATAAGTCTGTCTCAACTCAAATACTCCACAAACTTAGACTGAAGTACAGAACTCTACAGCAAACTAATTAAGTCAACTACACCAAAGCTAAATAGGAGTGCAGGACAACACAGAAGTACAGCAAGTGTGCAGGATACAAAAGAATCCATCAGCAGGAGTGCAAATCTCTGTTTCAGCACTCAAAATCCATCATCAAACTCATCAGGATAAGCAGCCTCTCAACTACACAGATGTAGTCTAGTAATAGAAATAGACAAAAATATACAAGTTGACTTGGAGAAGATAATGAGCTACCTCTCATACTTTTTCAATATGTTAGGTTATATACTGAAGAAATTATAAGACTAATTTACTCTCGGACCTCAATTACTTTATGGAGAACAACACTACCCAAGCTTCTTGGAACAAATCCTGCCCAATTCCTAGCAGACATTTTAGTAAACAAATAGCATCTCCATGGAAAGAAAAAGATATCACAGAGGACAGATTACAATAACCTTATGCGTTGGTCCTATCTTCTCATATATATCTGCATTACTTTTCTTCATTCCTTCACCAAAAGTTGCTGTACATTCAGAAAAATCAGGAGGGCAAGATAAAATTTGTGTCCTTTACCAAACTATAAGGCAAAtctgcaaaaataaataaataaaagctaACCGTAAATTGCAATACAATCAAGGAGATTAATTGAACTGTAACTTTTCTGCACATAGATAATTGGTGGAACATGAAAACTTGTCGACCTCATGTCAATAGAATTAGTAGAAAATGGCATGGTTAAACAGATACCAGTCATCAAAATCAAATCATAAACCATCTTTAGTCTATTGACATTGACACCATCAAATCCTTAACTATCACAATGCAACTAAATCTGAGCATGAATTTATATCAATAATAAGCTATCATGTTCACCGATTTTGAATAAATAAATTAAGATATGGCATCTCAATAATAGTTATGATGTTCACAGATTAGAGAATAAACAAATTAAGATATAGCATCTAAATAATAGTTATAATGTTCACAGTGACTACCGCACACATGGTTAAGTGCAGTTCAGACAGCAtcccaatttttttttactgcaGATTTCATCAAgattgagaaaaaaattgataCAAAGCCTAAGGGATTGCAGATCCAGAACTTTGAGCCAGCAACGTGCAGATCCACCAAAGGCCTTCACGGGTTGGGGGCAGAAGGCGAGTGGACTACCCAGCAGTTGACCCAACCTAGCACCACAAGATTTGGAAATCAAGACCATCACAAAATTCTTGAAACGGAACACAAATTCACGCGCATTGCATGGAGCTCCTTTTGCATTACCTGTGGATGTCGTCTTCCCAGCAAGATGGATCAAAAGAAAGGGTTCGAGGGGGGTTTCAAGATTGGgctcgagggaggaggcgctggACCTTGGGGGACATCAGGATTCAGCGGCACTGTGGGCTGCGAAACCCTAGATCGAACCTTGTCGgtgagaggcggcggcgactggCGGAGGCGACCAGCGGCTTCGAGGTGAGCGCAGGGGCCTCCTGCGAGCAAACCTGGAGGAGGGCCGCTCTCCTAGGCCCCCTTCTGCGTCAATCTTGGTTGGCATGGGAAGCAGAGAGAATGGGGAGGGACGGGGAGGCGTGAGGCGAGGAGTGCACGGGGCGGCCCATGGCGGGGAGTGGTCAGGGTAGCGCGCATGAGAGGAGTTGGAAGGCGGCGGggatagggcggcggcggtgctcgacgAGGATGGGCAGCGCGCGGCTAGCTCAACGAGGATGGGGCGGCGCGTGCGAGGAGCTGTCGGGGCAGCACCGGGTATTGATAGTTTACGGTCAATCGTACCGACCTACTTTTTTccatttatagaattttttttgtcgtttctgattaaaaaaatttaaaaaaatacaaaaaacatTTCAAGCAAAATATTAGAgcagaaaaaatttcaagtaaaaaaatttaagaccaggaaaaaaaattcaagaaaaaaattggagagcacaaaaaatttcaagaatttttttttgcgtcattaaaaaaatattcatccgaaaaaaatcaaaagaaattcaaaaaaattgttgaaaaatttttgcaaaaaaaaaggaggcgcgcggcggcggcggatctgggcgcctccccgccgccaccggcccgccccgccgcctccccgccgccggagccgccctccccgccgccgccgtgcgacgCGCCGCGGGCGGGCTCcctgcgggccgccgccgccgtgccgcgggTAGAGCTACCCAcgtccgccgccgacgcgccgcgccgcggactcggggccgccgagctcgcgggcggagctccccgccccgccgccgccgcgccgcgtcgcGGACTCGTGGTCGCGTCGCGGCcgcaggaggaaggagaagggaggctgcaggaggaaggagaaggggggaggcgcgcgcggggatGGATCTGAGAGAGGgacggaggaaggagaaggggagcagcaggaggaaggagaagggggaggcgcggcgcggggatGGATCCGAGAGAAAGGgacggaggaaggagaaggggagcagcaggaggaaggagaagcggcttgagggaggaaggggaggcagCCATGGAGGATCTCGtcgcccctcctccaccgcgagCTCGCTGGCTAGATCTCGATTCGGCGCGGCCGAGGAGGGCCTGCCGCGGCCTCCTTTCCATCCGCGCGCGAGCAGGGAGGAGTAGGCGTGGGGCACCGCGAtgtggagaggagagagggaggcccCCGGCGGCCGggctgctccgccgagccgagGAACCGAGgttggagagagaggagaggaataCGGTGGAGAGCAAGAGAGACGGAGAGAGCGAGACGGAAATATCTAGGAGGCGCcggtggagaaaaaaaagaagtaaGGGGAAGCGaagggggaaggggagggatCGGGGGCGGCGGACAGACCGGAGTGACCGTAAGGTGGAGAAACTTACGGTCACCCGCATATTCATCATCGCGGGCAGCACCGCAGCACGCTCAAGAGCAATTGGGGGTGGCGGCGCATTGTGTTGGGGGTCTCAGGTAGGACACGGGGTGATGCAAGTTAGGGTTTGTGGTCTGATGGGCCGGCTAGGTCCAGGTgccaccaaattttttttcatggatACGCCAAAATCAGTTACTTTTGCCGGCTGATTGTTCGATGTAGTATAGAGATTTGCCGACTGATCATTCATAAGTAAATGTGGGTACATTTACCGACGGACAGTTACTCGGTGAAACAAAAATCAACGACGGACCATCCATTAGTAATCTTTACCTACAGACTGTCTATTGGTAATATTGCACTTTTAACGACTGACTCCCGTCGTTAATTTGGTGTTGTGGTGTAGTGATACATGTACACACACCGGCGAAATAAAAAAGCTAGACACGGATGATTGGGACACTTGCACTTTATTGGTAAACTAACATTGCAGAATGAATCGCCATTGTAGTAGTTAATTTTAGTTGCCCTATAGGAAATAGTGAGACTATTTCAAAAGATGAAAAAGGACCGAAAAATTTGCAAATGTCAGCAGACACTGAAATTTAAAAGAGCACGTAGCAAATTTCTAGAAGCTAGTAGCCACTGAGAATTTGTTTTGAGGGAGGGTACATtatattgctgcactattttTCTCAGTTGTTTTACGGTTTATTCTGACTGATAATACAATCATCTGAAAATGCATAGTCGCATTGAAGCCTCAACAATTTGTGTAGTATGTAGCGTGCATGTGCAGGGTTGTTATTATATTtcagaaagaagaaagaaaataaacacTACTAGTAGTAGCTATTAAGTAGCTAGATGTGCCCTAGGTCAGCATCCCAGAAACAGAAGAGAGAGGGGGAAGATGGAAAGGCTGCAAAGAGTGTAGCTCAAGGAACAGTGATGCATCCAAGAGGGAGACAGCAGGGGGGTCGATGGAGACGAGAAGATCTCATCCACTCCATCAAACGTGCAACTAAAAGAGTCAAATCACATCGAATGCTTGTAATGTCAGGCTTTGGTTAATTGACTCGGTCGTCCAACCAGGCACCTGAACGCCACTGCCTTAGTTTAAGCAACTGGCTGCGAAGTCCAAATTAGGCAACCTCAGGTTCCCAAGTTGCTCCACTAACGGTACGGATTCACACCATTTCCCGTCGACGCTTAGAATGAAGCTCATTTGCAGACACATATACAGTACTGATCGATGATGGGAACATCTATCATCTCATGAAAACAACCTTGCATCTACTTGACTGTACTAGCCAGCTCTTAGAGTTTAGGCCACTTGATGCGTCTCGTCCTTCTCGAAATTTATATGAAGTAGCATCAGCCTGTCACTGTTTCAGTTAAGTGAGCGAGCTCAGCTTCCTGTACGTATATGCTGCTGTTGTTTACGAGACAGATTGGACTTGTGGAGAACCTAATATAATAAGCTAAGGGTGCGTGATTATTTGCCGCATCAATTTCATTGGTAAATCGGTTCCTTGGCAAGCAAATATTCTCATAAATTTCACGCAAAAGCTTTGCACGACATTGCAGtaagaaggaaggagagaggaaaacAGATCATATTCAAAACCGTACGATAGATGAATTCTCTCGTTTCATTTCACAACGTTTTCCAATATCTCGCATGTAACGTAACTGACCGGTCACAGTGCAAAAGCAGTGCTGTTGTGTCACGCGTGTGCTGCGTGCAACCACATGGATCGCTTGATCGATCTATCGCTGGCGGGTAGCTTATTTGGCAAGGTGAAGTCTCGCTGATGATGAGCTCAGGCGTACGTACGTGCCGATCCAACGGTACGGATTCGGAGAGGAAATCCAGCGGGTGGGGTTAGATTAGCCGACGCCAGATTGACAGGGCCGCGTCCAACCTGCAGCGCGCCATCGCGCATAGTCTTACAGCGCATCCTTACTTTAATTCGGTCCGTACAGGGGCCGCAGTTAACAAATAAAGGCAAATTTAAATTCATTTCGACGATTTCAGTGAGATCACACAGAGAAGAGCTAGCACTCGAGATCTCTCCTGTAACTTCCAGTGATCGCTACTACTGGCCGGCCCTATTTGCCAATATAAAATACGCACACAGGCAGATACAGAGACATCTATATATATACGTATTGTTACATACTACACAGATAATACTAGTATATGTAGTTAGTAAAATACCCTGGCTAGCTATAgctatgtgtatatatatgtgtactaGGTATCGTAGCTAGATTACGATAAGCTTCAACATCCCACGCGGGATAAACCGGGCTGGATTTGGAAGTAACTTTTAAATAGTGCCCCCATGTCTCTCGGCAAGGAGACACCCGCCATCTTCCATGCATGCGCTATCCAAattatggccg
This portion of the Panicum virgatum strain AP13 chromosome 2N, P.virgatum_v5, whole genome shotgun sequence genome encodes:
- the LOC120661664 gene encoding transcription factor MYB102-like translates to MGRAPCCEKSGLKKGPWTPEEDEKLVAYIKKHGQGNWRTLPKNAGLARCGKSCRLRWTNYLRPDIKRGRFSFEEEETIIQLHSILGNKWSAIAARLPGRTDNEIKNYWNTHIRKRLLRRGIDPVTHAPRLDLLDLSALLKPAAYYPTQADLDTLRAFEPLANYPDLLRLAATTLLSGSAAIADQQQQQQQLLPWLLQAQMAQAAAMAPPPPPQQGGQNQFMQQQAAVAACQIPDLVHASPTTVAQQLAAAAQQQQHQPQEMAAAACHSMQPPTGYAADCQLDVPALMQMVQQPDASNLQQWSSTVTSSSNNNHNVGSGVSTPSSSPVAGLNHSTSAGTTTYGGASASSSDAAALFNLQLSDLLDVSDYM